The Verrucomicrobiota bacterium genomic interval GTGGGAGCGCGGCTCAATCTGGCCGATCCGGCGGATCCAGCCAGCGGTTTGGGGCCGGATACAACGACTCCAAACTTCCTCGCGGGTCAACTGGATGACGTGGCCCTTTGGACACGAGGGTTGGCCGCGGACGAAGTCTCGCAGGTTTATGCGGCTGGGAAGGCAGGGCAGGCCGTGACCACGGTTAAGCTTACGCCGCCACCCGTGACGCCGCCAAGCGCTCCGACCATCAAGTCGGCACGGACAGCTACTGGCTTGAGCATCACCTATACGGGTACCCTGCAGTCCGCGGACTCCGTCACTGGTCCTTGGGCCGATGTCGCGGGCGCTCAAAGCCCGTTCAATGTGACCGCGGCTTCAGGAGCGAAGTTCTATCGGGTTAAGCAGTAGAAGAGCCTCCAACAATCACGCAGAGGCCGGAAGCAATTCCGGCCTCTTTTTTTGTGCTGGGAAGCAGGAGCAAATCAACCGCTGATCAACGCAGATGAACGCGGATAGGCGTTCTCCCGGATCCACATCCGCACCGCTATCCATAAAGGTTTCCGGCGCTTGCGCAAATTCTCCCATTCAACCGATTTAACCATTTAACGATTTAACGTTGTAACGGCTTTGGTTGCGCCTTGCCGCGCTGGGTTCATCTGCGGTTCGACTCGGAGCCCAGTCTTCCCCGTCGATTCTGGCTATTTGATCTTCTGAACAAGTTGAGCAACTTGCGCTGCGACGGCTTCCAGAATCTTCTTCAACTCCTCGAATTCCTTTTGCAGCCCATCCGGCGCAAGGACAGCCGGAGTGGCCTCGGCTTGCTGTTTTGCTGCCACTGAGTCCATCCAGCGCATGCGCTCGACGAGGCCGTGCATGACGTCCATGGCGAACTCCGGATTCTTCTGAATGAGCATTTTGAAACGCGCCTGATCGATTCGAGCCAGCCGGCAGTTCTTCCTGGCGATCACGGTGGCGCTCCGCGGCTGGCTGTCGATCATCGCCATTTCTCCGAAGATCTCGAACGGTTTGAAGGTGCCCACGACTTTGCCGCGCACCTGAACTTCAATCTGGCCTTCCAGCAGGACCATGAGGGTGTTGCCGACCTCGCCTTCCTTCAGGATGGTTTGGCCAGCTTTGAATTCAACGCAGCAATCCGGTTTCCACACGGGTGTCGGGCAGGTTCATGGGCGTCTTCTTTCCAGGTTCAAGGTTTGGGGCGCATCCCTCACCTCAGCCGCGCAAGGCTCCGGAACTCACTTCACCGCAAGCCACCGCGGACAGGTGAGACGGCGCACATCATCGCACTTTTCTCCAAGCGCTCAAACAATTTTGACGGATTGATGGATTGATTTGATTGATTTGGATTGATTGATCATTGGGCGTATCTCCGATTCAGCGAAAAGTGTTCTCATTCGGAGATGCGCCCCCTTGACTGAGGGAGTACAAGAAACGTTTGTTTTCTGCGCACGGCCCACTAAGCTGCGCCCAAACTCGGACTCTCGATGCAGAGCGCAAAAACGGGGCAAGTGCGCCGAATGATCCCGGATTGCGGATTACGGATCACTGACCACTGACCACTCAACCAAGCCATGATCCCGAATCGCCTTTCCATCGCCTCGCGCTACCTGCTGGCCGCTGTCCTTTGCCTGGCCGCCTCGACGCGCGTTGCGGCGCAGTCCTCGACCGGTTACGTCGAAACCGGTGACATCGCCCGGGAATTCACCCTCAAGAACCGAAAGACCGGCGCGCCAATCCAGTTGAGCGATTACGCCGGCAAGATCGTTGTCCTGGACCTTTTCGCGTATTGGTGAGGGGCGTGCCAATTGCTCTCGCCGGTCGTCGAGAGGGAAATCAACAAGTACTACAAAGCCAGGCAAGGGAACCCCGCCGGCATCCCGGTGGAAGTGCTGGGCATCAACACCGATCAAACCAGTTCCGATAACACGGACGAGTTCATCGCCTCCGTGGGTTTCGAGGTCGCCGCCGATGATCCGGACTGGATCACGTATGGCCAGTTTGGCCCCGGCGGCGCGGCGGCGCGTTACGTCATCATCAACGGCGTCGCGGACTCGCCCACGCACAAGCAATGGGAGGTCCTGTTCAACGAAACGTTTTTCCAGCCGGGTGAAGTCAATCTCCTGCGCGCGCTGATCGACAAAGTGCAGGCGCCTGTCCCCGCGCCGCCGAAGATCGCCGTGCAACCCCAGAACCAGGACGCGCGCCGAGGCCGGGCGCGAATATCATGTCGAGTTTTCCACGGATTTAAGATCGTGGAAGCGTGTCCGGACGTTCCGGGCCAGCCAATCGATTTCAATCTATCGCGATCCCGACACTGTCAGGGAACCGCAAGGCTTCTTTCGTACCGTGAGTGACTGATCGGCTCAGTAAACGACGGTAGGGCAGAGGTGCCGGTCTGCCGATCTTCATCGCCGCCGGGTTGAACCAAGGTTGAACGAGCGACTCAAAGATCAGGTTTCTTAGCGTCCTTGGCGAACATTGCGTGATCACGGCCGTGTGGGCTTGGAACCGCAAGTTTTCTCGGGATCGTCCTCCGTTGTCGTCCTCGTAATCGCCAGCAATCGAGGACGAAGGAGGAGTGCGGAGGAGTGCGAGGACGAGGACCCAAATCCTCGCCTAAGGATTTTGAAAACGAGTCTTGAGCCGGTGGGCGTGGCATTTTCGATAGACGCGATTCAATACGAAATCTATTGAACCGCGACGTTGGCACGCCCCGAACTGGCCGCATCGCAAGGATGGTTTTGAAGATTTAGGCGAGGAACATGGGAGGACGAAAGGGATTGACACTCCGGGGGCCGGCTCGCTTCACTTCGCCATGATTCCCCAGGCCGGGCAGGGTGTTCCGCGCGCCGTGTGAACTCCGGCTGGGGGTTGAAACATCACACCGCATTCGTTTATGAAAAACTACTGCCGCACTCTTACGTTTCTTGCTTGGTGCCTCTGCTCGCAAAGCTTCGCTGCGCCAACCGGTCCATTCAGCCCGGAGCAGTGGCCGCCGACGATTGATGCCAAAAAGACCGTGCATTACGTCAGCACCGACGCCTCCTTCACGCCTCCGGGTCCCACCTGGCTGGCGGACGAACTCCGCATCTTGAGCGGCGGCGACCAGGTGACCACGCCGATCACCATTGGCGGGCATTCGGGACTCAAAGCGACCGCCAATTATCTGAACGTCGCGGACGCGTCCTATCAGGAATGGGCCGACAACGACACGATCGATATTCTCATGCAGGTGTACGGGGACGCCGCGTTGCTGAACAACGCCGGGCAACCTCGGAATTTCAATTTCCTGATTGGCACATTGCCGGAACTGAGCTTCCCCGTGGGAGGACAGCTTCCGGTTGAGGCCAAGAATCAGAAATGGAATTGGGTTCTGTTCCGAATTCCCAACGGGACACGGCCTTCCGACGGCTCGCGCTTCGTGGGATCGATTCCCGCCAACGCCCAGGGAGGCACGCAAGCGGGCGGTGTCAACGGCGGAACCATCCGCGCGGAAGGCGTTCCCAATCTGATCGTGCGTGTGGTGGCGTTTGGAGAAATGGGGGCGTTCGGTGAGCCGGAGGCGGTCAACGTGTTCGCGGCTCCGGAAAAATGCGATGCGGAGCCGGAAACGAATTACGTGTTCATCGACCTCAACAAAGGCACGACCAATCGGCTGGTCGTGCTGAACAACGGCGATCAGACCGTGACCTTCCAAAGCGACGTCGGCCCGGCCGGTGACAAACGCCGCGCGGTGCGGCCCAACGGCACGTACATGAATTTCGGGATCCCGGACAATTATCTGGGCAAGCCCTGCAACGATCCGCGCGCGATCAAGATGTGCGTGCAGTTCTACGACGATCCGGCGTTGATCGGCGCGACGTTTGGCCCGGAAGCCTACGCCACGGACGGCACGGGCGGCATCGGAACGTATCCGGCAGAGCGGCGCCACAAATTGGAGGGAACAGGGAAGTGGGTGCGGCGTTCCTTCACACTGGCGGCCGTGAATCTCAAAGGCGTGAACACGGGCGCGCTCACGGGCGGACCTCGGCTCGCGTTTGAAGGCGGATCAGTCTCCATTTCGAGTGTGGACCTGGCAATCCTGCGAACGGGCAATCATCCGCTCGCGGGGCGGGACCCGCTGGCAGATTGTTTCGAGGATCCAAAAATCTGCTCCGATGCTTACGGCAATTTCGCCGAACTCGACCTGGCGAAGGACATCCAAAAGGGACTCGCGCCGGGGAATTCGGCCGGCGATCAGAACATGATTCAAGAGGAAGCAGGCCCACCGAACGACCGGCGCAAAGCCATCCGCCCGGCCTTCGACGACGGCACGCCGGGTTTCGGACACATTTACATGAACTTCGCCGTCACCGACCAGGCGTTGGGGCCGACGTCGCAGCCGAATGCGCGGCTGGCCATTTGCGTGACGTATTACGACGACCCGGATCGAATTGGCGCAACTTTCCGGCCTGAGGTTTATCAATCGGACCGCGGCGGGCAAACCGGGTTGGCGTTCACGCAAGGCAATATCGCGGTGGCTCTCGAAGGCACGGGCAAATGGCGCGACGCCTATTTTGAAATCCCGGACATGAAATTCAACGGCGTGAACCAGGGTCCGCAAGCCGCGGCGCGCTTTGTCTTCCAGCCCAACTCACCGCCTTACGGTAAAATCTTCTTCAGCCGCTTGCGTTACGCGGTCATCCGCCCCTGCGGCCCGATGGCCGGCGTGAATCTTCTGGACGGCTGCAAACCGGACGCCGCGCCGCGTCTGGCATTTGTGATGGGGCCAAATCGGAACGTGCGCTTGTCGTGGCCGGTGGGCGCGGAGGGTTATCGGCTTGAGGAAAGCCCGGTCGTTGCGCCGGCTACGTGGACCGCCGTCGCCTCGGCCCCCGTTGTGGAAGGCAACGACAACGTCGTCCGAATCACTCCCGGGGCGGGCGCCAGGTTCTATCGGTTGGTGAAGTGAGCGTCGGGCGGTTGGCGTCAGATACAACGTTCCCACCGGCGGGGGCGCCGGTCGATACACGCGAGGGCGCGTGTGCTCCCCATTCTCGACTGCATACTTACGGCTACGGAGCAGAGAGGACTGGCGCACTCCAAAACCTGGCGATTCCAGGAAGGCTCCAGAGGAATTCTGCAGTACGAGAGCACAAACAAGAGTCACCTCGGAATGGTCAGATTCACCACGCGCAGCTTCCAGTCATCCACGGATTGAGCGGTGGTCAGAATCCCAAAGCTGTCGAAGCTGAAGTCGCAGCCGTCGCCATAGACGCTGTCGGGCGACACATTGAAAGTCCACACCGAGTTGGCCGGCACGCGGCGTTCCTCCGTGTTTTCGAGCAGTTTCGTCAGCGCGGACGGATCGGCCTCCAAAATGCCGAGCGAATCGTTTTCCTGCCAGTGGCGAAAAACGCCGCGCGTCGCTTTGAGCCGGCGCATCATCGGATTGAGCGCGCTCGAATGCTGGTGCGCCCGAAACACGGCGTGGACGCGCCGCGTGTTCGTACCCGCCTGTTCCAGGAGAAAGCGGGTCGCTCCCTCGCCATAAACAAAGCCTCGATCCGGATCGAGGTTGATTTCGGTTTCCCCGCGCACGACGGAGAAATCGTTCCACATGAAGCCAAGCAGCGTCGGGGTCGTGGGACTCGCCGGAACGAAATCCCGGTAGTAACGCGTCGCGATGCGTTGTCCATCCGGCGGGAGCGAGGCGACCCAGCTTGCATGAGTCTTCGCGAACTGAGATTGCTTGAGCTGGCCGATGAGTTCGAAGCGCGCGGTCTCCGGAGCATCGAGCAAACGGCCCGGATCGTAACCCGGCTCCATGCCGCCGTGATTGCACTGAATGAAATGGTCTGCGCAACCGAGGTACAGCACCACGGGAAGGAAATCATAGAGCCGGATCACGCGCTGGGCATTGAATTCCCGGCCGAACTTGTGCGCGCCTTCCGCGAGGAAACCGTAGCGGGACACGAGACTGATGTCTTCGTGGTTGCCTCGCGCCAGCAGCACCCGATCCGGATTCTCCAGCTTCAACCGCAGAATGGTGTAGAGCACCTCCACTCCATAGCCGCCGCGGTCGGTGTAGTCTCCGAGCAGGGCCAGGTAGGTGTTGGGCCGCGCCAGGCGGAAGTCCCGGAGGTAGCCTTGCTCGGTCAGCCACCCGAGCCAGGCGATGAGCGAGTGGATGTCGCCGTGAAAATCGCCGTGGAAAAGCACTTCTGCGCCAGACGGCACGACTTGGCGCTGGGCGAAAGGCTGGAACGGAATGGCTTGCCGGAGGAAATAAGCTGCGTCCGTGTTGAAGAACTGTTTTTGTGACGGAACCTCGCCCACCCAGGCGTTCGCACGCGCCAGCTCGCCCGTCTTGCACAGAGCCAGGAAGGCTTCCAGAGGTTCGGCGAACTGGGCAAAGGTCTTCAGCGGCCGCAGTTCCTTCGGAGGCAGCGCATGCTTGAGCGCGCGATTGCCCGGCAAACGGGCGCACGCGGCTTTCCAGTCCGCGAACCGCTGGTACACGGAAGGCGTGAAACGCGGCGCGGGCTGTGCGGTTCCTTGTGGCTGCGAAGGAACCTGGCCGCACACGGATTCGACAAGCGTTAAAATCGCCAGCGCAAGGCCGAAGGACGCTCGGAATGCCTGCGCGTTGGCGCGCTGAACCCACCCCAGGCCGCGGTCTGCTGCCATTGAATTAGGCTTGTGGAGTTCTCCTGCTGTTCTGATTACCCTGCTCATGCCCCGTGAACCAAGTCGGGCGAGTCCGTCCCGGCGAGCCGCTCGACGTGTGTGGGGCACGTTCGATTCGGCTCGCTGGGGACAGGCTCGCCCTACCGTCAGGAGGAAGATCCCTGCTTTCGTGTGGTGCGACATAAATTAAGAGTAGGAGCGGGAGAAAGAGTTGAACTGAGGCGCGGAACTTCTCGGTGCCCTCAGCGCAGCTTCACGTAGGGTTCTTCATCCCAGTTCTGCGAGGGCCAGATGAAGGTATCGACGCTGTTGTCGTAGCGAAGGGCGAGATCTTTCATTTTGGTTTGGCGGCTTCCCCAACCGGCGGTGTTTGTCCCGGTCCAGCCCTGCCAGAGATGGCGATGCCACGGGCAAGCCGCCACGATGAAACGCGCGTTCCAGCGGGTGAGTTGATTTTTCAGCCACGCTTTGCCATCGGCGGTGGTTTGGAACCACGCGCCCAGGTGATAGGCGTAGCTGGTCGTGAAATCACCGAAGTATTCCCAGCCCAGATCGATCGGGATGCGCCCGCGCGTGCGGTCGGACAGGCAAATGAATGAGTTCGTGTTGCCGACGTAGCCGCGTTCGAGGTACTGGTTCGTCATGCCAGGATAGCCGTGAGTTTTTCTCCCGGGATCGACCAGGTAAAGCGGCGGGCGATCCTCGTAATCCTCGCGATACATCTGAATGCCCAGGCCGATTTGCCGAAGATTGTTCATGCAATGCGCGCGCCGGGCATTCTCTTTGGCCCGCCCCAGAATCGGAAACAGCATGCCCGCCAGAATGGCGATGATCGCGATGACGACCAGCAGTTCGATGAGAGTGAAAGCTCTGAGGTCCCGGCAAAGGCCTCTGACTCGGCGAGCCGTTCGCGCGGGTGTCATAACTTGAATAAGTAGCCCGCCGACCGAGGAAGGTCAACTGATCAGGGAAGTCCCGGAAGTCTCATTTTGCCTTGGTCTGATTGCCATGCTCTCGCCCCATGCACACGGTAGGGCGAGTTGTCCTCAACGAGCCGCTCGACGTTCTTGGAACACGTCTGTCTCGGCTCGCTGGGGCAGGCTCGCCCTACCGTTCTGGCCCAGTTTCACCTGAGCAACCATGCCCGGCTCCTGGCCGATCAGGAGAACTTGTGCTTCCCGGGCATGGCTACATCCGGGAACGGCAGCGATCCCAATTCGTATTTGTCAGGGCCGAGCTTCCCCGTGGAGTTCAGGGCTTGATCCCACTCGATGATCTTGCCCGAGTAAGCCGACTCGCGCCCCATGATTGCGGTCAGGGTGCTTTCTGCGACCGCGCGGGCTTCGTTGAGCGGCCGTCCGGCGCGGATGCTGGCGATAAGATCCGGGTGTTCCTGCTGGTAAGGATTCACGTCTCGCTCGCGGAATCGCCAGGGCGTGCCGTCCTTGACCAGAATGGAATTGGCACAATTGCTCGCGCCGCGCGTGCCCACGAGCGCTTCTTCGACCTTGTTGTCGCAACCATTCATTTGCCGGCATTGGCTGAAAACCCGCGCCCCGTTCGGATATTCGTATTCCACGGCAAAGTGATCGTAGATGTGGCCGTGCGTCTTGTCCGGACGCGCCTGGCGACCGCCCATTCCGTAAGCCTTCAACGGATGCCCGTTCAACGCCCAGTTCATTACATCGAGATTGTGGACGTGTTGTTCGACCACGTGATCGCCGGAAAGCCAGGTGAAGTAATTCCAGTTCCGCAATTGCCACTCCATGTCGCTCCACGGAGACTGCCGCTCGACGACCCAGATGACCCCGCCGTTCCAGTAGGTGCGCCCATAAAGAATCTCCCCCACGGCGCCGTCGTGCAGGCGTTTGATGGTCTCGTTGTAACTGCGGAGATGCCGCCGCTGCGTGCCGGCGACAATTCCCAGCCCCTTCTGTTTCGCCAATTCGCCCGACTCAATCACCGAGCGCACGCCGGGTCCATCCACGGCGACGGGCTTCTCCATGAACACATGTTTGCCGGCCTCAATCGCCGCGCGCAGGTGGGCCGGACGGAAGTGGGGCGGGGTCGCGAGAATGACGTAATTGATTTCCGGGATTGCGAGCAGTTTTTTGCAGGCGTCGAAACCGACGAAACAATGTTCGTCTGGCACTGTGATCTTGAGTTTTTTCAGTTCGCCCCGGCAGGTGTTGAGCCGGTCTTGAAAAGTATCTGCCAACGCGACGACTTTTATCGCCGCTTGAGTCAGCGAATCCGCCTGAGCCACTTCTTCGGTGTGATAGCCGGATTGTGGATAAACGACTTTGGTCGCCGCGCCGAGTGCATCCAGCACCGCGCCCGTGCCGCGTCCGCCGCAACCGATCACCCCAACGCGGATGGGATCATCAGGCGAGGCGTGAACCGTGACAACGAAGGGGAACTCCGATATCCCCGCCGCACCTGCGACCGCGAGTAATGAAGTCTTGAGGAACCGGCGGCGAGCTACGTCCGGAGCGGCTGAAGTTGAATGGTCCCTTGCCGATTCCAGTGGCCAACCTCCTGGGTGTTTGGAGATCCCCTTTCCCCTCACCCCAGCCCTCTCCCTTGGGGAGAGGGAGCATTGACCGCCGCATTTCGATGAATGGACCGCCTGCGGCTGTTCCGGACGTAGGATGTCTTTTCCCCTCTCCCCGAGGGAGAGGGACAGGGTGAGGGGGAAGGAGACGTTCGAAATCCGCGACGCGGCTTCTGGGAATAGCGCAGGACCAGATGAATTCATGAGAACATCGAGGTTGTTCAACTATACTTGTAGTGGCTCGGCACCGGCACCGGCGGCGTGGGGACTGGGCCGAATTCGCATCTGGCTGGCATCAGATCAAGCGCGGCGTTCAAGACCGTGTCCCATTCTTGCGTCTTCCCGGTGTAAGCGGCGAGCCGCCCCAGGATGGCGGTCAAGGTGCTTTCGGCGGCGGCTTTCGTGTCATTGATCGGTTGGCCGGCGCGGATGCTTTGAATCCAATCGACTTGTTCCTGCGCGTAACCCAGATTGGTGCCGCCGTCCCCGCGCCCGGCCTTGAAACCGGAGGTTGGTTTTCCAAAACGCCACGCCGGCCCGCCTTTGACTTGAATGGTCTGGAAACAATCGCTCGTTCCCTTGGCGCCGACGACTGATTCGCTCAAAGTATCCTGACAACCGTTGATCTGACGGCACTGGCTGAACATGCGCACGCCGTTCGCGTACTCGAACTCAACCGCGAAGTGATCGAAGGTGTAGCCGAGCGTGCGCACCTGCCGGCCTCCCATGCCGTAAGCGCGGACAGGATGAGCGTTCAACAGCCAGTTGATCACATCCAGGTTGTGGACGTGCTGCTCGACGATGAAATCTCCCGAAAGCCAGGTGTGATTGTGCCAGGCGCGCAAATGCCATTCCATGTCGCTTAACGCGGGATCGCGCGTCATTTGCCCGTCGCCCTGGGCATTGTTGAAGACCCGCGCCAGAACCATCTCGCCGAGCGCGCCGTCCTGAAGCCGCTGGAGCGTTTCCCGGTAATTGTTTTGATGGCGCCGCTGCAGGCCGGCGACGACGCTCAGTCCTTTTTTCGCGGCCATTTCTCCGGAGGCCAGAACGGACCGCACGCCCGTAGGATCGACGGCCACGGGCGCCTCCATGAACACATGTTTCCCGGCTTCGACCGCAGCCCGCAAATGAATGGGCCGGAAACCGGGCGGCGTCGCCAGGATCACGCAGTTGACGTCCGGCACCGCGAGCGCCTTCTGGTAAGTGTCGAAGCCGAGGAAACATTGGTCTGGGGGAATGGCCTGGTTCTTGGTGAGAAACGCCAACTGCGCCATCTCCATCCGGTTCTTGAACACATCGGCCAGGGCCACCACTTTCACATTGGGCGCCGCAGTCAGCGCGTCGAAAGCGGCGCCGTTGCCGCGTCCGCCGCATCCGATCAACCCGATGCGAATCGGAATGTCCGCCGCCGCAGGATTGGGAGAGGCGGTGTTCATTGCTCGCTCGAAGCGGTTGAACTCGCCGGTGCGTTCGTCGGTTCGGCCAAAGAACGGACGACGCGAATGCCCACGAAGTCCGCCGAGGACAGCCACCAGATGCTCTTGGGGATTTGCGGGTCGAGCGCATTCCACTCGGGCACATCGATCAGGCGCGCGGCGCTGCGCAGCTTCGCCACCGGCTCGGTGAAGGCGCCGCCCCGGGCGACACGCGGGTCATCTCACTCGTGTCCAGTTAACAACTGTTCGAAATGCATGAAACCCCCGGTTCTGAAGGTCATTCGTCATGTTCAATCTGTTGTCGATATGGAGTTCAGAGTCGCGTTTTTAGCAAATCTACTTTTTACGA includes:
- a CDS encoding cyclic nucleotide-binding domain-containing protein, whose translation is MWKPDCCVEFKAGQTILKEGEVGNTLMVLLEGQIEVQVRGKVVGTFKPFEIFGEMAMIDSQPRSATVIARKNCRLARIDQARFKMLIQKNPEFAMDVMHGLVERMRWMDSVAAKQQAEATPAVLAPDGLQKEFEELKKILEAVAAQVAQLVQKIK
- a CDS encoding type II secretion system protein, which codes for MTPARTARRVRGLCRDLRAFTLIELLVVIAIIAILAGMLFPILGRAKENARRAHCMNNLRQIGLGIQMYREDYEDRPPLYLVDPGRKTHGYPGMTNQYLERGYVGNTNSFICLSDRTRGRIPIDLGWEYFGDFTTSYAYHLGAWFQTTADGKAWLKNQLTRWNARFIVAACPWHRHLWQGWTGTNTAGWGSRQTKMKDLALRYDNSVDTFIWPSQNWDEEPYVKLR
- a CDS encoding Gfo/Idh/MocA family oxidoreductase produces the protein MNTASPNPAAADIPIRIGLIGCGGRGNGAAFDALTAAPNVKVVALADVFKNRMEMAQLAFLTKNQAIPPDQCFLGFDTYQKALAVPDVNCVILATPPGFRPIHLRAAVEAGKHVFMEAPVAVDPTGVRSVLASGEMAAKKGLSVVAGLQRRHQNNYRETLQRLQDGALGEMVLARVFNNAQGDGQMTRDPALSDMEWHLRAWHNHTWLSGDFIVEQHVHNLDVINWLLNAHPVRAYGMGGRQVRTLGYTFDHFAVEFEYANGVRMFSQCRQINGCQDTLSESVVGAKGTSDCFQTIQVKGGPAWRFGKPTSGFKAGRGDGGTNLGYAQEQVDWIQSIRAGQPINDTKAAAESTLTAILGRLAAYTGKTQEWDTVLNAALDLMPARCEFGPVPTPPVPVPSHYKYS
- a CDS encoding redoxin domain-containing protein — encoded protein: MIPNRLSIASRYLLAAVLCLAASTRVAAQSSTGYVETGDIAREFTLKNRKTGAPIQLSDYAGKIVVLDLFAYW
- a CDS encoding serine/threonine protein phosphatase codes for the protein MSHHTKAGIFLLTVGRACPQRAESNVPHTRRAARRDGLARLGSRGMSRVIRTAGELHKPNSMAADRGLGWVQRANAQAFRASFGLALAILTLVESVCGQVPSQPQGTAQPAPRFTPSVYQRFADWKAACARLPGNRALKHALPPKELRPLKTFAQFAEPLEAFLALCKTGELARANAWVGEVPSQKQFFNTDAAYFLRQAIPFQPFAQRQVVPSGAEVLFHGDFHGDIHSLIAWLGWLTEQGYLRDFRLARPNTYLALLGDYTDRGGYGVEVLYTILRLKLENPDRVLLARGNHEDISLVSRYGFLAEGAHKFGREFNAQRVIRLYDFLPVVLYLGCADHFIQCNHGGMEPGYDPGRLLDAPETARFELIGQLKQSQFAKTHASWVASLPPDGQRIATRYYRDFVPASPTTPTLLGFMWNDFSVVRGETEINLDPDRGFVYGEGATRFLLEQAGTNTRRVHAVFRAHQHSSALNPMMRRLKATRGVFRHWQENDSLGILEADPSALTKLLENTEERRVPANSVWTFNVSPDSVYGDGCDFSFDSFGILTTAQSVDDWKLRVVNLTIPR
- a CDS encoding Gfo/Idh/MocA family oxidoreductase — its product is MNSSGPALFPEAASRISNVSFPLTLSLSLGERGKDILRPEQPQAVHSSKCGGQCSLSPRERAGVRGKGISKHPGGWPLESARDHSTSAAPDVARRRFLKTSLLAVAGAAGISEFPFVVTVHASPDDPIRVGVIGCGGRGTGAVLDALGAATKVVYPQSGYHTEEVAQADSLTQAAIKVVALADTFQDRLNTCRGELKKLKITVPDEHCFVGFDACKKLLAIPEINYVILATPPHFRPAHLRAAIEAGKHVFMEKPVAVDGPGVRSVIESGELAKQKGLGIVAGTQRRHLRSYNETIKRLHDGAVGEILYGRTYWNGGVIWVVERQSPWSDMEWQLRNWNYFTWLSGDHVVEQHVHNLDVMNWALNGHPLKAYGMGGRQARPDKTHGHIYDHFAVEYEYPNGARVFSQCRQMNGCDNKVEEALVGTRGASNCANSILVKDGTPWRFRERDVNPYQQEHPDLIASIRAGRPLNEARAVAESTLTAIMGRESAYSGKIIEWDQALNSTGKLGPDKYELGSLPFPDVAMPGKHKFS